Proteins co-encoded in one Myotis daubentonii chromosome 8, mMyoDau2.1, whole genome shotgun sequence genomic window:
- the LOC132239296 gene encoding small ribosomal subunit protein uS5-like has translation MADDAGAAEGPRGLGGPRIGGHGGFRGGFGSGIRGRGHGRGRGQGQGRGACGGKAEDKEWIPKLGRLVKDMKIKSLEEIYLFSLPIKESEIIDFFLGASLKDKVLKIKPVQKPTHAGQRTWFKAFVAIGDYNGHVGLGVKCSKEVATAIRGAIILAKLSIVPVW, from the coding sequence ATGGCGGATGACGCCGGTGCTGCGGAAGGGCCCAGAGGCCTCGGGGGCCCCAGAATAGGAGGTCACGGCGGCTTCCGTGGAGGATTTGGCAGCGGCATCCGGGGCCGGGGTCACGGCCGGGGTCGgggccaaggccaaggccgaGGAGCTTGTGGAGGCAAGGCCGAGGACAAGGAGTGGATCCCCAAACTGGGCCGCCTTGTCAAGGACATGAAAATCAAGTCCCTAGAGGAAATCTACCTATTTTCCTTGCCCATCAAGGAATCTGAGATCATTGACTTTTTCTTGGGGGCATCCCTCAAGGACAAAGTCTTGAAGATCAAGCCTGTGCAAAAGCCGACACATGCTGGCCAGAGGACCTGGTTCAAGGCATTTGTCGCCATTGGGGACTACAATGGACATGTCGGCCTGGGTGTGAAGTGCTCAAAGGAAGTAGCCACTGCCATCCGTGGAGCCATCATCCTAGCCAAGCTCTCTATTGTGCCCGTGTGGTGA